CGCTGAATGGCGCCAATCATTTGATGCGGTTTTAAAAAACGCAGGTCCGGTAAGAGCTCGTTACTTAATGCTTTCATTACTGCAAAGGGCAAATGAAAAAAATGTTGGTGTCTCAGGACTTCGCACAACTGATTACATAAACACAATTCCACCTGCACTTGAGCCAACCTTTCCAGGCGATGAGTTCTTAGAGCGAAGAATTCGTGCATATATAAGATGGAACGCCGCGGTTATGGTGCACAGAGCCCAACGTCCTGGTGTTGGTGTTGGTGGACATATTTCAACTTACGCATCTAGTGCTTCTTTATATGAGGTTGGTTTTAATCACTTCTTTCGCGGTAAAGAGCATGCCGGTGGTGGGGATCAAATATTTTTCCAAGGACATGCCTCCCCTGGAATGTATGCAAGAGCATTTATGGAAGGACGCCTTACCCAAAAGCAATTAGATGGTTTCCGCCAAGAGTTATCACATGATGGTGGCGGCTTATCTTCATATCCTCATCCAAGATTGATGCCAAACTTTTGGGAGTTCCCAACTGTTTCAATGGGAATTGGTCCAATTAATGCAATCTATCAAGCAAGATTTAATCGCTACCTTGATGCTCGTGGTTTTAAAGATACAAGTGATCAAAATGTTTGGGCATTTTTAGGAGATGGTGAAATTGATGAGCCAGAAACCTTAAGCGCTATTTCACTGGCTGCCCGTGAAGGTTTAGATAACTTAACCTTTGTTGTTAACTGTAATTTGCAAAGATTAGATGGACCAGTACGAGGTAATGGCAAGATCATTCAAGAGCTTGAGTCAGTCTTTGGTGGTGCTGGTTGGAATGTAATTAAGGTGGTTTGGGGCCGTGAGTGGGATCCACTGCTGGCAGCAGACCGTGAAGGTGCGTTAGTTGATTTAATGAATAAGACTCCAGATGGAGATTTCCAAACCTTTAAATCTGAAAATGGCGCATTTGTTAGAGATAACTTCTTTGGTAGAGATCCAAGAACTGCGGCGATGGTTACATCTTGGAGTGATGATGATATTTGGAATCTAAAACGTGGTGGCCATGATTATCAAAAACTATATGCTGCATATAAGGCAGCTAGTGAACACAATGGCAGGCCAACTGTAATTTTGGCAAAGACAATTAAGGGCTGGACATTGGGTTCACACTTTGAGGCAAGGAATTCAACTCATCAGATGAAGAAGATGACTCTGGAAGATTTAAAGCTCTTTAGAGATCGCTTATTTATACCTCTTAAAGATGAAGAGTTGGACGCAAAGCTTCCGCCATATTGCCACCCTGGAATTGAATCTCCTGAGTATCAATACATGATGTCTCGTCGCAAAGAGTTAGGTGGCTCCTTGCCAGCAAGACGAAGTGTTTCAAAGGCTTTGCAACAACCAAAAGATGAAAGTTATGAGTCTGTAAAACGCGGCTCAGGCACCCAAGAGATTGCAACCACCATGGCATTTGTCAGATTACTTAAGGATTTAATTAAGGATCCAAATATTGGTAAGAGATTTGTGCCAATCATTCCAGATGAGGCTAGAACTTTTGGTATGGATTCACTATTTCCAACTTTAAAGATCTACTCACCGCAAGGTCAGAGTTACACATCTGTTGATAGGGAGTTAATGCTCTCTTACAAAGAGTCTAAAGAGGGTGTGATCTTGCATGAGGGAATTAATGAGGCAGGCTCTGTTGCCTCCTTTACCGCAGTTGGCTCCTCATACTCAACACATGATGAACCAATGATTCCTATTTATATTTTCTACTCAATGTTTGGTTTCCAACGAACTGGTGACTCATTTTGGGCAGCAAGTGATCAATTAGTTAGAGGCTTTGTATTAGGTGCTACCGCTGGTCGAACAACATTAAATGGTGAAGGTTTACAGCATGAAGATGGTCACTCATTGTTACTAGCTTCAACTAATCCTGCTGTTATTTCTTATGACCCAGCCTTTGGATATGAGGTCGGACATATTGTTAAAGATGGTCTTCGAAGAATGTATGGTGAAAATAGTGAGAATGTTTACTACTACCTAACTGTTTATAACGAGCCATACCAACAACCTGCTGAGCCTGAAAAATTAGATGTTGATGGCTTACTAAAAGGCATCTACCTACTTAAAAAGCCACTTAGATGGCGTAGTAAGAAGGTGGCGATCCTTGCCTCAGGTGTTTCAGTTAACTGGGCACTAAAAGCACAAAAACTTCTAAATGATGATTTTAAGATTGCGGCCACTATTTACTCAGTCACCTCATGGAATGAGCTTCGCCGTGATGGTTTAGCAGTTGATCGCCATAACCTACTTAATCCAGATAAGAAGTTGAGCGCCTTTATTACCAAGAAGTTAAAGCGGGAAAAAGGTCCAGTAATTGCAGTTAGTGATTTTATGAGATCAGTCCAAGATCAAATTGCGCCTTGGGTGAAACAACCTTTCTACTCACTTGGCACAGATGGCTTTGGATTATCCGATACACGTGGAGCACTTCGTCGCCACTTTAAGGTTGATGCTGAGTCCATCGCAGTAGCTGCCTTGTCCCAATTAGAAAAGGCCGGAGTAATTAATAAGCGTAAGGTTAAGAAAGCTATTAAGAAGTATCAGATTAATGATGTAACTGCTGCTGAGGCTGGAAATACTGAAGGTTCTGGGTAAGTAACACCTTGGAATCACTAGCCCTCTTCGCTAGTTTAATCATTTCATTAACAGCTTTAGGCGGGCCTATCTCACTTGCACTTACCTACTTACCGCAACGCTTACTTCCACTTGCAGTCATAAAGATTCTTGCATTCCTAATTGCAATGATTGCAATTTTTATTGGAGTATTTCTAGTGATTAATGTGAACTCAATTGGGGCAAGAGTTATAGGTGTATTTGGAATAACAACTGCAGTCATTGCGATCTATCGAGTAATAAAGGTAATACCAAAAATATAAATGGTGGAGGTGCCGGGAATCGAACCCGGGTCCTCTAGCACTGCTTCAAAGTTTCTACGGGCGTAGTGCAATTAACGCTTTCTCAGTCCAAACTCTCACATGCACAAGTAGTTTGCGGACTCAGTTACAGATTTATGTCCCCATTAACCTCCGTAACACGGTTAGGGGTAAGTCCTCTGGCGACGTTAGATCCGAAGGCGAGAACAAACTTCGGGTAACGGATAACAGAGCTAGCTTAGGCAGCTAGTTGATAATCAGCGGCAGTTTTACTTGCGCTTATAGTTTGCCATGTTTTTGTGGTTAACGAGATCATCACGGCTTCCTCGGCCCGCTTGCCTTGAAGTAACGACTAAAGTCGAGACCGTTCACCCCCAAGATTAAAGCGAAATTACTTTTTCTATATTTAGTTGTGTGCTTATTGTACGGAACAGTGATGACAATTAAGAAATCACCTATTAATTAAACGGAGAATTCTCTCTTTAAGATTGAGTAAAGCCACATATCGCACCATTCACCTTTAAAAAACTCACCTTCAACAAATGTGCCTTCGCGCCTCATCCCAAGCTTTTCGGCCAAATTAGCAGAAATCTGTACTCGAGTATCAATATCTGCAATTACTCGATGTAAATCAAAGTTAGTAAATGCATAAGCTAGTAGTGACTTTGTCGCTTCAAATGCATATCCCTTGCTCTGAAAATCTTGATGAGTAACCCAGCCTATATTTGAAGTTTTATGTTCTTTTGAAATCAATCCCATGTTTGATTGCCCAATAACTTTGCCAGAATTCTTTAGCTCCCAAACTAAAACAATATGATCATTAATCTCTACTAAATCACTCTTTGTAGTATCTATTGTGTTTTGTGCTGCCTCTTTTACCTGCGTCATCGTTCTAGCAGGCCAAGGTATATATCGGACAATTTCTGGATTAGATTGATACTCATATAAATCATCCACATCACTCATGAGCATCGGGCGTAAAACTAAACGCTCCGTTTCAATTCGTAGCGTCATTTATTTAGTTAGATTTACCTGATCGGCGATTAGATACTTCGCGCTCGACTTCACGATTAGATTGGCGTTCCATCAATGTATTTCGCTTGTCATGAGCTTTCTTTCCCTTAGCAACTGCGATCTCAACCTTGGCTTTGCCATCTTTAAAGTAAAGTGAAAGTGGAATTAAGGTTAAGCCACCTTGTTTAATCACACCTGAAATTTGAGCAATCTCTCGCTTATGCAAAAGTAATTTACGATCCCGCCGTGGTGGATGATTTGTCCAAGAGCCTTGGTTGTATTCAGGAATATGAATGCCACTGACCCAGATCTCACCATCTTTAGCCATCGCATAACCATCAGTTAATGAGGCACGTCCTGCTCTTAAGGATTTAACCTCAGTACCGGTTAAGACCAAACCACACTCATAGACCTCTTCAATAAAGTAATCATGACGGGCGCTTTTATTTTGGGCAATTAACTTCTTGCCTAACTCTTTGACCACAAGCAACCCCCAATCTAAATTGTTTGGTGGTATTTAAACCTTTAGGTATTTACGAAGGGTTACAACCGATGCTATTCCTGAGACAAGTAAGCCAGTTAGTAGTAACCAAGCACTTGCAACCCAAACATCTTTCCAGGTGAAAAATTGGGTAAAGGTCAAAAGTGGTGCCACTTTGGAATCCACAATGGCTTTAAAGCCAGCAAGAAATCCTGTTGAAACTAACCAACCAAATACAGCTGCAAATACTCCTTCAAGTAAGAAAGGTAATTGGATTGAAAAACTAGATGCACCAACTAACTTCATAACCCCAGTTTCACGCCTTCTATTAAAGGCAGCAATACGTAAGGTGTTACTTATTAATAATGCGGCAGTTAATACCGAAGCTGCGCCAATTGCTAGTGCACCATTTCGCAAGACACCGAGCAATCTAAAGAACTTCTCTAAAATTGCCTGCTGATCTTGCACAATATCAACACCTGGTCGGCCAGCGAACGCACTTTCAATTACGGCAAACTTTGTTGGATCCTTAAGCTTTACGCGAAATGATTCTGGAAGTTGATCTGGTGTGACATTTTGAGCAATTGCAGATCCTTTAAATCTTTCTTGGAAACGCTTAAATGCTTCACTCTGTGATTCATAGTAAACCTCTTGCACAACAGGAAGTGCTTGCAAATCCTTTTGAATACCAATTTTTTGATCCTGTGTGATTACGCCATTGGCGCAAGATTGTCCTTCAGAAAGTGAACCACATAGAAATATTGAAACCTCAATCTTGTCATACCAATAATCTTTCATAACCCGCACCTGTGAGTTTGCAAGTAAGCCAATGCCAAGCAGGGATAGTGAGATTGCAACTGTAATAACTACTGCAAATGTCATAGTTAGATTTCGGCGCAGGCCAATGCCCACTTCACTCATTACAAATTTAGCGCGCATTTGGTAACCCTATCTTTTCTTATCTTCGCTTTAGCCGGTATAGCCATAGACACCACGAGCCTGATCTCGGATGACATGACCACCTTCTAATTCAATAACTCGCTTACGCATCTGATCGACAATTCCAGCATCATGGGTTGCCATTACAACTGTAGTGCCCTCTCGGTTGATGCGATCAAGTAATTTCATAATTCCTACCGATGTGGCTGGATCTAGATTTCCAGTTGGCTCATCAGCAATTAAAATCGTAGGGCGAGAGACGTAGGCTCTAGCGATGGCAACTCTTTGTTGCTCACCACCTGATAACTCACTTGGCTTTCTATCCCCTTTTTCTTCAAGACCAACTAACTCTAAAACCTCTGGCACATCTCGACTGATTTGTTTATTTGAATAGCCAAGCACATGCAATGTGAAGGCAACATTTTCTGAAACTGTTTTATTTGGCAGTAATCTAAAATCTTGGAAAACTGTTCCTACCTGCCGGCGAAGCTCTGGCACCTTATGGTTTGCCAGCGTATTTAAATCTTTGCCTGCCACATGAATCACACCAGAGGTTGGGCGTTCCTCGCGCAAAACCAATCTTAAAAAGGTTGATTTACCAGAGCCAGATAATCCAACTAAGAAAACGAATTCACCCTTAGTAATTTCCAAATTCACTCCACCTAGGGCAGCTTTATCCTGTCTTGGATATAACTTGGTTACATTCTCAAAGCGAATCAATTTTAAAACCCTTCAATGCGGTGTGTAGATCAACTAAGAGTAGTTTAGATAAGTAATCAGATTAATCTGGTGATTTACCACTGCTTTTTGCAATTAAAAGCTGAGAAATAACGCAAAATGTGAGATTACTCGCGCCCCTTGCGCCATTTAATACCAGCCTCAATAAATCCATCAAGATCACCATCTAATACACCAGATGGATTTCCAACTTCAAAATCTGTTCGTAAATCCTTAACCATTTGATAAGGAGCAAGAACATAAGATCTCATTTGATTTCCCCAAGAGCCAGTGTTATCACCTTTTAATGCATCCATCTTTGCTCGCTCTTCTAATCTGCGACGTTCTAATAATTTAGATTGTAAAACAGCCATAGCTGTTGCACGGTTTTGAATTTGAGATCTTTCATTTTGGCAGGAAACGACAATCCCGGATGGTAAGTGAGTAATGCGCACCGCTGAGTCAGTGGTGTTAACTCCTTGTCCACCAGGACCAGAGGAGCGGTAAACATCAACTCTTAAATCTTTTTCTTCAATCTCAATATGATCACTTTGTTCCACCACAGGCACAACCTCAACACCAGCAAAGGATGTGTGGCGACGAGATTGGGAATCAAAGGGTGAAATACGAACTAAGCGATGGGTTCCTTGCTCTACTGAAAGCCGGCCATAGGCATAAGGGGATGAAATTCTAAATGTTGTTGATTTAATTCCCGCCTCTTCGGCGTAGGAGGTTTCTAGAACATCAATTTTGTAATTGTGCCGCTCGCAGTATCTAACATACATGCGCATCAACATCTGCGCCCAATCTGCTGCCTCAACTCCGCCAGCTTCTGAGCGAATAGTCATTAGTGCATCACGTTCGTCATACTCACCACTTAGTAGAGTCTGCACCTCTAGATCATTTATTACTTTTGTTAACTCATCTAACTCTTTATCAACATCTTTAAAGGCGGCTGCTTTATCACTTTCAGAAGCTGATAACTCAACCATTACGGGCAGATCATTTAATCTTGATCTAATTGAACTGATCTTATTTATTGTTGACTGGGCTCTAGATAACTTACTAGTAATAACTTGAGCTGCTTGTGGGTCATCCCAAAGATTTGGCACACTTGCCTGTTGTTCTAGATCGGCAGCAGTTTCGATTAATTTGGGCAGGTTTAAGACTTGCTCAATTGATTTAAGAGTTAAATCAACCTTGCCTATCTCATCTTGATAATCACGGGCGGCCATGGGGTAAGGGTAATCTAATTAGGGATGTATACCGAACTTGCGCCAACCTTGGTGGTAATAATTACTTTATTTATCGCATCATTATGAATAAATGGAATCTGGATTGGTAGATCACCAATAATCGAAAGTTCAGCAGATACTTCATAAAGTTGGCAATTAAATGAGCTTACTTGGATACTTTTTCCAGATATCTGCACCTGTTTTATAAGTGAATAAAATTTAATATTCGCTGCCAAACAATCAAGGGGTACTCGTTTGTTATTGCTAAATCTGTTGAGCTGCGCGTAATAGGCCAGTGAGTTAATTGATTGCGCAGATTTATTTATCGCACTCTCTGCCACATTGGTTAACTCTTTCTTTACTGCGTATGCAGATGCGATATTGATCGAAATAAGGGCAAGGCTCATGGCTAACAAAAAGAAGCCAAAGGAAAGTGGAATCAATGAGCCACGGCTTTGAAGATTTAGCCACTTCTTTATCGCCATAGATCTACATACTCTGATGCGACAGCAACTTGATCATTTCCCACTTTGATGGTGGCAGTTACTAAATTACCTGGCGTAAAGCAGGGATAAGAAGAGCAGGTTAGATCAAGTTCTATTTCTCGCAAGCTCCTCGCGGTTCTAGATTGTTTAGATTTATAGATCTCAACTACCTGATAAGCCCGCACCCTTGCTAACTCCTCATTAGGACTGCTTACAAATGCTCGCACGCTCTGTCTTGCCAGATTTTTACTTTCAGAAATAGCCATTGATCGATTTTGGATAGCAGTAATGAGGATAAGAAAAGCTGTGAAAAAAGGGAGAGTAAAGATCAAAAACTCTGCAATCGCAGAGCCTGGGTCTGATTTATTTATATATTTAATTACTTTCATCCTCATCAACTGCAATCGTTAATACTTTACGGGGCGATATGTTGCCAAAATCCATAAACTTTTTTACAACTCCTTGCTGATTAGCCACTAATACCGAACCACCGCCAATTAATGGATATCTTTGATAATTAGCTGAGCCACCATTAATCGCAATTCTGGCTAGCTCACCTTGAGAAAGGTTGGTATCTGCCATCATATTAAATTGCATAAAGATCAGTTGAAACATAACTAAAAATACAAAAACTTGCGGAAGTATTGTTAGAAATGATTCAACTGACCCACGGCTTTGGGCAAGTAATAGCCTGCGCAACTACCTGATACCGCCCATTGCATCTAATGAGTTGCGCAAGATTGTGGTTAGTTTGGGCGCAGCAATTGACCAGATTCCAGTTACTAAAGCGGTGGTCATCAAAACTACCAAGACCCAGCCCGGAACATCTCCGCGGCTTTCTGTCTTAATAAATGTGGCTGCCTTTGATTTTAGAAATAGATTTAACTTGATGATTTGTAGTGAAAGATTCATATAGCTCCAAAAGTTTGTGTTTGGAAACTATAAAGAATTTAGCTAACTG
The Candidatus Nanopelagicus limnes DNA segment above includes these coding regions:
- the prfB gene encoding peptide chain release factor 2 → MAARDYQDEIGKVDLTLKSIEQVLNLPKLIETAADLEQQASVPNLWDDPQAAQVITSKLSRAQSTINKISSIRSRLNDLPVMVELSASESDKAAAFKDVDKELDELTKVINDLEVQTLLSGEYDERDALMTIRSEAGGVEAADWAQMLMRMYVRYCERHNYKIDVLETSYAEEAGIKSTTFRISSPYAYGRLSVEQGTHRLVRISPFDSQSRRHTSFAGVEVVPVVEQSDHIEIEEKDLRVDVYRSSGPGGQGVNTTDSAVRITHLPSGIVVSCQNERSQIQNRATAMAVLQSKLLERRRLEERAKMDALKGDNTGSWGNQMRSYVLAPYQMVKDLRTDFEVGNPSGVLDGDLDGFIEAGIKWRKGRE
- the aceE gene encoding pyruvate dehydrogenase (acetyl-transferring), homodimeric type, producing the protein MTKPPFRRENKPVSENFKAPDHLVDQLVDTDPTESAEWRQSFDAVLKNAGPVRARYLMLSLLQRANEKNVGVSGLRTTDYINTIPPALEPTFPGDEFLERRIRAYIRWNAAVMVHRAQRPGVGVGGHISTYASSASLYEVGFNHFFRGKEHAGGGDQIFFQGHASPGMYARAFMEGRLTQKQLDGFRQELSHDGGGLSSYPHPRLMPNFWEFPTVSMGIGPINAIYQARFNRYLDARGFKDTSDQNVWAFLGDGEIDEPETLSAISLAAREGLDNLTFVVNCNLQRLDGPVRGNGKIIQELESVFGGAGWNVIKVVWGREWDPLLAADREGALVDLMNKTPDGDFQTFKSENGAFVRDNFFGRDPRTAAMVTSWSDDDIWNLKRGGHDYQKLYAAYKAASEHNGRPTVILAKTIKGWTLGSHFEARNSTHQMKKMTLEDLKLFRDRLFIPLKDEELDAKLPPYCHPGIESPEYQYMMSRRKELGGSLPARRSVSKALQQPKDESYESVKRGSGTQEIATTMAFVRLLKDLIKDPNIGKRFVPIIPDEARTFGMDSLFPTLKIYSPQGQSYTSVDRELMLSYKESKEGVILHEGINEAGSVASFTAVGSSYSTHDEPMIPIYIFYSMFGFQRTGDSFWAASDQLVRGFVLGATAGRTTLNGEGLQHEDGHSLLLASTNPAVISYDPAFGYEVGHIVKDGLRRMYGENSENVYYYLTVYNEPYQQPAEPEKLDVDGLLKGIYLLKKPLRWRSKKVAILASGVSVNWALKAQKLLNDDFKIAATIYSVTSWNELRRDGLAVDRHNLLNPDKKLSAFITKKLKREKGPVIAVSDFMRSVQDQIAPWVKQPFYSLGTDGFGLSDTRGALRRHFKVDAESIAVAALSQLEKAGVINKRKVKKAIKKYQINDVTAAEAGNTEGSG
- the ftsX gene encoding permease-like cell division protein FtsX, translated to MRAKFVMSEVGIGLRRNLTMTFAVVITVAISLSLLGIGLLANSQVRVMKDYWYDKIEVSIFLCGSLSEGQSCANGVITQDQKIGIQKDLQALPVVQEVYYESQSEAFKRFQERFKGSAIAQNVTPDQLPESFRVKLKDPTKFAVIESAFAGRPGVDIVQDQQAILEKFFRLLGVLRNGALAIGAASVLTAALLISNTLRIAAFNRRRETGVMKLVGASSFSIQLPFLLEGVFAAVFGWLVSTGFLAGFKAIVDSKVAPLLTFTQFFTWKDVWVASAWLLLTGLLVSGIASVVTLRKYLKV
- a CDS encoding GNAT family N-acetyltransferase translates to MTLRIETERLVLRPMLMSDVDDLYEYQSNPEIVRYIPWPARTMTQVKEAAQNTIDTTKSDLVEINDHIVLVWELKNSGKVIGQSNMGLISKEHKTSNIGWVTHQDFQSKGYAFEATKSLLAYAFTNFDLHRVIADIDTRVQISANLAEKLGMRREGTFVEGEFFKGEWCDMWLYSILKREFSV
- the smpB gene encoding SsrA-binding protein SmpB, producing the protein MVKELGKKLIAQNKSARHDYFIEEVYECGLVLTGTEVKSLRAGRASLTDGYAMAKDGEIWVSGIHIPEYNQGSWTNHPPRRDRKLLLHKREIAQISGVIKQGGLTLIPLSLYFKDGKAKVEIAVAKGKKAHDKRNTLMERQSNREVEREVSNRRSGKSN
- the ftsE gene encoding cell division ATP-binding protein FtsE; amino-acid sequence: MIRFENVTKLYPRQDKAALGGVNLEITKGEFVFLVGLSGSGKSTFLRLVLREERPTSGVIHVAGKDLNTLANHKVPELRRQVGTVFQDFRLLPNKTVSENVAFTLHVLGYSNKQISRDVPEVLELVGLEEKGDRKPSELSGGEQQRVAIARAYVSRPTILIADEPTGNLDPATSVGIMKLLDRINREGTTVVMATHDAGIVDQMRKRVIELEGGHVIRDQARGVYGYTG
- a CDS encoding phosphatase, yielding MESLALFASLIISLTALGGPISLALTYLPQRLLPLAVIKILAFLIAMIAIFIGVFLVINVNSIGARVIGVFGITTAVIAIYRVIKVIPKI